The Bactrocera dorsalis isolate Fly_Bdor chromosome 2, ASM2337382v1, whole genome shotgun sequence region TCTTCGGTCATCTTAGATTTGTTCTTAGAAATTTtctaattacttatttattttaaatataaatgaaaaattgaaattaattacaaacaattaaatatttttgtatcacGAAGGAAAAAGACGCGCTGTTTTACACTTTCCCTTATTCTCTTTAGCATCGACATTTATTCGGACAGATCTTGAACGTCATTCTGCCTATTGTGAACAGCTCATATTAATGccgccataaaaaaaaaacaatgtaacTTATGCATAgaatatgtaaacatttttttttattttaataaaagaatttattgtaataaaaatatagtgtAATCTATATATTTTGAAGCCATTGTAATTCTTTTGCGACTTCTTCGTCCTTAttggattttttctttttctttggaATCACCGCTGTCGATCGTCCTTCTACTATTGTGCTATCGTTCGGCTTCcgtttattttcctttttctttggcTTTACTTCACCGAGAAATTCAACGTCGTCGTCATCACTTAAGTTAATTTCATTTACGGCAGAAATGGGTTTGGATTTTTGCTTCTGATTGGACAACTTGCTATTTTGAGATTTCATACTTGTCCGATTTGTAGCCGCCTCATACGTTAATTTCGCCGATATCTCATCCGCCTTTTTCAAACGTTCTGCTATGGATTTGTTTATTCGTAAGCTTTTGTCGAATTGGTGGCCATGCAAAGGATGACGAACCTTAATCATGTCAGGAAATGGAACGCGACTTTCTGGTGGGCATAATGCTTCAGCATTTTCTAACGTCACCGCTTCAGATGCTTTTAAACGATCACGAAGTAAAATGCTTCCCTTTACTGGTAACAGTCGCAGGGAGTAACGGCCTTTGCGATTGCAGTAGCCAAAGGCACGTGTCTCGGGTTCTGCATATTCGACTGCTACAGCTTCAGCTGAATTAAAATTGGTACGACCAGGgagctttaatttttgattttgcaaattttcttctATATTATATCCTTTCGGGCATTGTAGGACCCAAATCTCATCCTCAATTTCATCGATGTCTTGAAATTGGCCGATTGTGGTTAATTCAGTGCttgcttttatttctttgtacTGCAGATTATCCTCAAGGAAACGCTGTTTTAGACTTATAGTTTCCATTTCAATAGACTATTAACTACGTctttgattaaatattttaatttaaaactaatttaccACTTTTCCAAAACAATTTCACGTGTataatgtttttgtatattCGCTTTGGCAGAAATATGTCAAACACAGGTGTTGTAAAGAAACCATTCGCAATAGTttataattgcaaataaaacttgattattataatgaaacATATTCATCTCGTTAAACAtttgtattataataaatacGATTATTTgtgatttattatttgttgaaacgactaatatgtatataaactgaaataaaatgtattaagaaaaatatattgtcaAAAAATGTCTGTGGTgcgcataaaaaaaattttatcaaaactcATACATCTTATAATGGatgataatatttaatttgtatcatcaaattttttaacgttactaaaatatacattttaatgtTATATAGTTTGACGGAACCCGAAATTTGGCAATCATACCGAAAGTcaacaaatgtcaaaaaattgtgTACGTGTTGATGAAGCGCAAACGACGTAAtaacaaattgaagaaatctcCAAAGCATCAGAAACGAGTACAAAGACGagaaagaaattttcaattaatttttggttttttgaaaaattttgcattataatttatattttgttaatcGTGTACACACAACTGCAAAGCTTTATGCACAAGCCAAAACGTTCAGAATTATtgtaagtaaatacatacagcTATGTATTTCATCACCAGGTagtgaaaaaacgaaaataatctttgtaatacaaaatattttcaaaaatgtatgaCTTTCCTAATTGCAGTTATTTGGTTTAATTAAACATTATATAAACAATGATGAAAACTCACCCTACATCaattcagaataaaatatttgtttgatcAATATATCATACATGCATGTTAAAACCTTTACTTTTTAtgtttaaaagtatatttccttcttttttgcagtttttgatGGTAAAAATATAGTTGTAAGACTGCAGTTATtgctaaacaaaaaatatagtaaaaatatagATATCCTCCGAAAACCGAATTTGTTTACGTAACCTATTCTTCCAAAACATGAACTTATCAACATCTTCCAATCGTGACATGTCTCGGGCAGACTCCCAAACACCACCATCAAGCGCTAGAAATAAAAGCAAAGGACAACTCAATGACACGTCACTAGGTAGCAGTAGCATATATGAGAGCGCCTTGGAGAATCTCACCGCTTATACATCTTTTGACGGTATCTAttagattttaatatttataattattttttaattttcaagatTAGGCACATCTCTCCatgctttacatatttataaatacaatatcgctatatgatttctatttaaGGAAGTGCCAATGACAATTCACATTTTAATGTATCCACCGATGCAACATTAAATGGCAGTGATTCACATCGATACAACACAACCACCGGATCATGCAGCTCTACTGCCACTCGtgatttgaataaaaacattagCGCCAGTATGCTGTTAATACAGTCGGAGAGCACCGAGACAAATGCATCACAAGAAGAAGTTGATCCAAAATCCCAACTAGCAAATAAGACAATATTTAAAACGGATAATCCAGATTTGTCAATTATAGAAATTAGTGATAATTCAATTAAAGAGCAGGAAGCTGAAAATTCCTTTTTCCTAATCGAATCTAATGATGACAGTGATcagcaaaaaaatttatctaaaaCTGTTGGTGGGGCAAAACAAAAGATTTCTCCTTTAAAAACTGCCGATAATGCTGCTACTGTATCTTCGGAGAATCGTCGTAAAAAAGCCGAAACACTCATTCAATCCAGTAAACAAACACTAAATGTAGATGTAGCTGAGGCATTTGCTGCTGAATCGAAAGCAGCTAGTGGTGATACAAATGCCATTGATGATGCGGTGCCGGAAGAAACACATCCCACCACCaagcgtgaaataaaaatatacgacACCATAGAAGAGTTCGAAGAAAATTTGCCGTCGACGGTGACAGTGTTGGACACCCCATTCGGTAGCAGAGTTTATCTGGTGGGCACAGCTCACTTCAGTGAGGAGTCGCAGGATGATGTCTCTTATGTAAGTAGAAGCAGTAACGACATAGATACATTAACAACCataaactttatatatatactttaggTTATACGCAATGTCCGTCCAGATGTGGTGATGGTTGAACTATGTCCGTCACGTGTACATATCTTGAAACTTGACGAAAAAACACTGTTAGAGGAAGCTAAAAACTTCAATTTCGCTAAGGTAATTTTgcattatcttattaaataatatataccaaaaataaaaaagcactaAATTTATCGGACGAAACAGATTCGAAGCATTATCCAGACACACGGTTATATTAACGGCGTTTTCTTCATCTTGTTATTGCAAATGAGTGCACAAATCGCCAAGGACTTGGGCATGGCGCCGGGCGGTGAATTTCGGCGAGCATTCGAAGAAATACACAGAATTCCCGGATGTATGCTACATCTTGGCGACCGACCTATACGCATCACCTTACATCGGGCGCTGCGCGCTCTTACTTTGTGGCAAACAATGAAGCTGGTATGGCGCCTCACATCCACCGACACTATAAGTATCGAAGAAGTGGAGGAATGTAAACAACGCGATTTGCTCGAAAAGCTGATGCAAGAGATGGCTGGAGAATTTCCAGAGTTCTCGGAAGTATTTGTGAAGGAGCGTGATATATTTCTTTGCCATTCATTGCAGCTGGCAGCTTTACCACAAATGCCAACCGATGGTTCTGGTATACCACGACCAGTGCGCGTCGTTGGTGTTGTAGGTGAGTGCATCTATATTCTAAGCTAATATAAATAACTATATAATTTCCTTCTACCGCTAGGTATTGGGCATGCTAATGGCATTGCGGAAAAATGGGGAAAAGTGGATCCATCGTGCATACCAGAGATCATGAAAATACCACCCGGCCGTTTAAGTACACGTCTTGCTTGGTATTCGTTCCAAGCTTCTGTTTGCAGTCTCGTACTGTATCAAGGGTATAGGATTTTAAAGCCATGCCTAAAACGTTTGttttaattgcttttcgaaGCGATGATAACTGCTGTGTGAAAATCATTATCGATTTACTTTTAACACTTAGATATAtttacgcatatacatatatatatatatatatatatatacctatgtacataaatgctGTAATCGCATCAAAACTAATTCAAAAGCACAACATTGTGTGTTCTCCACATAAATGTGCGCCTGAGTGTCAATGATCAGAAAGAAAGAATTgat contains the following coding sequences:
- the LOC105231911 gene encoding uncharacterized protein LOC105231911 produces the protein METISLKQRFLEDNLQYKEIKASTELTTIGQFQDIDEIEDEIWVLQCPKGYNIEENLQNQKLKLPGRTNFNSAEAVAVEYAEPETRAFGYCNRKGRYSLRLLPVKGSILLRDRLKASEAVTLENAEALCPPESRVPFPDMIKVRHPLHGHQFDKSLRINKSIAERLKKADEISAKLTYEAATNRTSMKSQNSKLSNQKQKSKPISAVNEINLSDDDDVEFLGEVKPKKKENKRKPNDSTIVEGRSTAVIPKKKKKSNKDEEVAKELQWLQNI
- the LOC105231910 gene encoding traB domain-containing protein; this encodes MNLSTSSNRDMSRADSQTPPSSARNKSKGQLNDTSLGSSSIYESALENLTAYTSFDGSANDNSHFNVSTDATLNGSDSHRYNTTTGSCSSTATRDLNKNISASMLLIQSESTETNASQEEVDPKSQLANKTIFKTDNPDLSIIEISDNSIKEQEAENSFFLIESNDDSDQQKNLSKTVGGAKQKISPLKTADNAATVSSENRRKKAETLIQSSKQTLNVDVAEAFAAESKAASGDTNAIDDAVPEETHPTTKREIKIYDTIEEFEENLPSTVTVLDTPFGSRVYLVGTAHFSEESQDDVSYVIRNVRPDVVMVELCPSRVHILKLDEKTLLEEAKNFNFAKIRSIIQTHGYINGVFFILLLQMSAQIAKDLGMAPGGEFRRAFEEIHRIPGCMLHLGDRPIRITLHRALRALTLWQTMKLVWRLTSTDTISIEEVEECKQRDLLEKLMQEMAGEFPEFSEVFVKERDIFLCHSLQLAALPQMPTDGSGIPRPVRVVGVVGIGHANGIAEKWGKVDPSCIPEIMKIPPGRLSTRLAWYSFQASVCSLVLYQGYRILKPCLKRLF